The following are encoded in a window of Microcoleus sp. FACHB-831 genomic DNA:
- a CDS encoding IctB family putative bicarbonate transporter has product MTVWQQFTLSDLPLYQWQGSSYLYRLVGPLSAWRRSSLLMQWGEPIGALLVSLVFALAPFVPNNQIGVLLSAGAFYWLLLTLSDDGKRGATPVHLLVLLYWAISTVATALSPVKAAAMPGWSKLTLYLLMFALMARVLRSPRLRSWIITVYLHVTLIVGVYGLRQWFFGAAQLATWVDPSSPLSKTTRVYSYLGNPNLLAAYLLPAVALSIAAIFVWRSAVAKALAVTMLIVNLSCSILTFSRGGWIGLALLGLTFLGLAWYWWKDYIPPYWRTWGLLSLLVTMAALLAMGIVFVEPMRDRILSMFVGRGDSSNNFRINVWQAVDQMIRDRPILGIGPGNTAFNKIYPIYQISPRYTALSAYSIPREILVETGFIGFSCFLWLLVVTFNHGWRHLKHLQESKNHLAFWLMAAIAGMVGLLGQGLFDTVWYRPEVNTLWWLMVAIVASFYSSPSLTLPQDTGGNRE; this is encoded by the coding sequence ATGACTGTTTGGCAACAATTTACGCTATCGGATTTGCCGCTTTATCAGTGGCAAGGCAGCAGCTATTTGTACAGGTTGGTCGGTCCTCTTTCGGCGTGGCGTCGGAGCAGCTTGCTGATGCAGTGGGGGGAACCGATTGGGGCGTTGTTGGTTAGCCTCGTGTTTGCTCTGGCTCCCTTTGTTCCGAATAACCAGATAGGCGTCTTGTTGAGTGCGGGTGCTTTTTATTGGCTCCTGCTGACGCTATCGGATGACGGTAAGAGGGGTGCGACGCCTGTTCATTTGCTTGTTTTGTTGTATTGGGCCATTTCTACTGTGGCAACGGCTTTGTCGCCTGTTAAGGCGGCGGCTATGCCTGGTTGGAGTAAGCTGACGCTGTACTTGTTGATGTTTGCGCTGATGGCGCGGGTGTTGCGATCGCCCCGTCTGCGCTCTTGGATTATCACCGTATACTTACACGTAACTCTGATTGTCGGTGTATACGGCTTGCGACAGTGGTTTTTTGGAGCGGCGCAATTGGCTACTTGGGTCGATCCTAGTTCTCCTTTGTCTAAGACCACGCGAGTCTATAGCTATTTAGGCAACCCTAACTTACTGGCAGCTTATCTGTTGCCTGCTGTAGCTTTGAGCATTGCAGCTATTTTTGTTTGGCGCAGCGCGGTTGCCAAAGCTTTGGCAGTGACAATGCTTATTGTCAACTTAAGCTGCTCGATACTAACTTTCAGTCGCGGTGGCTGGATTGGTTTGGCGCTATTAGGTTTAACTTTCTTGGGGTTGGCGTGGTACTGGTGGAAGGACTATATACCACCGTACTGGCGCACTTGGGGTCTGCTGTCGCTACTGGTAACTATGGCAGCATTATTGGCAATGGGGATAGTGTTTGTCGAACCAATGCGCGATCGCATTTTGAGTATGTTTGTCGGTCGCGGGGATAGCAGTAACAATTTCCGCATCAATGTTTGGCAGGCTGTTGACCAGATGATACGCGATCGCCCGATTTTAGGCATTGGTCCTGGCAACACTGCCTTCAACAAAATCTACCCTATCTATCAAATCAGCCCCCGCTACACTGCTTTGAGTGCCTATTCCATACCGCGCGAAATTCTTGTGGAAACAGGATTTATCGGATTTTCTTGTTTCCTGTGGCTGTTAGTGGTGACGTTTAATCATGGGTGGAGGCACCTGAAGCATCTGCAAGAATCCAAAAATCACCTAGCGTTTTGGTTGATGGCAGCGATCGCGGGTATGGTTGGTTTACTCGGCCAGGGTCTTTTCGATACTGTATGGTACCGCCCAGAAGTAAATACCCTCTGGTGGTTGATGGTGGCGATAGTTGCCAGTTTCTACAGTTCACCATCTTTAACTCTGCCACAAGACACAGGGGGGAATAGGGAATAG
- the smpB gene encoding SsrA-binding protein SmpB encodes MSEKSDGFKIVSDNRQARFLYEILETYEAGIELKGTEVKSIRAGKVNLRDAYGLIRNGEAWLINVHISPHESSGEYFNHDPRRTRKLLLHKQQIRKLIGKVEQEGLTLVPLKMYLKRGLVKIDLALGKGKKLHDKREDTKRRDDKREIERAMKRY; translated from the coding sequence ATGAGCGAAAAAAGCGATGGTTTCAAAATAGTCAGCGACAACCGCCAAGCTCGTTTTCTCTATGAAATCCTGGAAACCTACGAAGCTGGGATTGAGTTGAAGGGCACGGAGGTTAAGTCAATTCGGGCGGGTAAGGTCAACCTGCGAGATGCGTATGGCTTAATTCGTAATGGGGAAGCGTGGCTGATCAACGTCCACATCTCTCCCCATGAAAGTAGCGGCGAGTATTTTAACCATGACCCCCGTCGCACTCGCAAGCTGTTGTTACACAAGCAACAAATTCGTAAGCTAATCGGCAAGGTAGAACAGGAAGGCTTGACTTTAGTGCCCCTTAAGATGTACCTGAAGCGGGGCTTGGTTAAGATAGACTTGGCTCTGGGGAAAGGTAAGAAGTTGCACGATAAGCGCGAAGATACCAAACGCCGCGACGACAAGCGGGAGATCGAACGCGCGATGAAGCGTTATTAA